From Panicum hallii strain FIL2 chromosome 2, PHallii_v3.1, whole genome shotgun sequence, a single genomic window includes:
- the LOC112882860 gene encoding uncharacterized protein LOC112882860, translating to MVQQQQHRIYILQFRKGEPEQEVACKVSQAKGAGARRVMYYYQDYGGGGGGGGKSGKTVQSRALSLRRILAMLLLSLLCVGTLFVAPVSFLSFVHTDDGGAEAAAATAARGGVSGPCSAVGNDSLCCDRSSERADICFARGDLRMHSASASFQLVSGNSTAEERIRPYTRKWEANVMATIDEVRLRRVSPGDAARCDVRHDVPAVLFSTGGYTGNVYHEFNDGILPLFVTANHLRRRVVFVILEYHDWWITKYGDVVTQLSAFPPIDFTADRRVHCFPEVIAGLRIHGELTVDPAKTPEGKSIGDFRRLLDDAYRGRIEFLNRLERRTARKRHRRGTVPRAQLAPPRHTSHQDRPRLVIVSRIGSRVIENEADVAALAADVGFDVRVIRPDRTTELCKIYRELNASDAMVGVHGAAMTHFLFMRPGKVFIQVVPLGTDWAAGAYYGEPAARLGLRYVGYKILPEESSLSREYPTGDPVLTDPAGVAQRGWDVTKKVYLDRQNVRLDLARFREELVRAHRYLAAGRQRRPRASV from the coding sequence AtggtgcagcagcagcagcacagaATCTACATCTTGCAGTTCAGGAAGGGCGagcccgagcaggaggtggcatgCAAGGTGTCGCAGGCCaagggcgccggcgcccgccgGGTCATGTACTACTACCAGgactacggcggcggcggcggcggcggcggcaagagcGGCAAGACGGTGCAGTCCAGGGCGCTCAGCCTGCGGCGCATCTTGGCCATGCTCCTGCTCTCCTTGCTCTGCGTCGGCACGCTGTTCGTGGCGCCAGTGTCCTTCCTCTCCTTCGTGCACACCGACGacggcggggcggaggcggcggcagccacggcggcgcggggaggggtGTCCGGGCCGTGCTCGGCCGTGGGCAACGATAGCCTCTGCTGCGACCGCTCGTCGGAGCGCGCGGACATCTGCTTCGCGAGGGGCGATTTGCGCATGCACTCGGCGAGCGCGTCGTTCCAGCTCGTGTCCGGCAACTCGACGGCGGAGGAGAGGATACGGCCGTACACACGCAAGTGGGAGGCCAACGTCATGGCGACGATCGACGAGGTGCGCCTGCGCCGGGTCTCCCCCGGCGACGCCGCGCGGTGCGACGTGCGCCACGACGTGCCGGCCGTCCTGTTCTCCACCGGCGGGTACACGGGCAACGTGTACCACGAGTTCAACGACGGCATCCTGCCGCTGTTCGTCACGGCGAACCACCTCCGGCGCCGCGTGGTGTTCGTGATCCTCGAGTACCACGACTGGTGGATCACCAAGTACGGCGACGTCGTGACCCAGctctcggcgttcccgccgatCGACTTCACCGCCGACCGCCGCGTCCACTGCTTCCCCGAGGTGATCGCCGGCCTCCGCATCCACGGCGAGCTGACCGTTGACCCAGCGAAGACGCCCGAGGGCAAGAGCATCGGAGACTTCCGCAGGCTCCTCGACGACGCCTACCGCGGCCGCATCGAGTTCCTGAATCGCCTGGAGCGACGCACCGCTCGcaagcgccaccgccgcggcaCCGTCCCCCGCGCGCAGCTCGCGCCGCCGAGGCACACCTCCCACCAGGACAGGCCGAGGCTGGTGATCGTGTCGCGGATCGGCTCCCGCGTGATCGAGAACGAGGCGGACGTGGCGGCGCTGGCCGCGGACGTGGGCTTCGACGTGCGCGTGATCCGCCCCGACCGCACCACCGAGCTGTGCAAGATATACCGGGAGCTCAACGCCAGCGACGCCATGGTGGGTGTGCACGGCGCGGCCATGACGCACTTCCTCTTCATGCGCCCCGGCAAGGTGTTCATCCAGGTGGTGCCCCTCGGCACGGACTGGGCCGCCGGCGCCTACTACGGcgagccggcggcgcggctcggcctGCGGTACGTCGGCTACAAGATCCTCCCCGAGGAGAGCTCGCTTTCCCGCGAGTACCCCACCGGCGACCCCGTTCTGACGGACCCCGCCGGCGTCGCGCAGCGCGGCTGGGACGTGACCAAGAAGGTGTACCTGGACCGCCAGAACGTCCGGCTGGACCTGGCGCGCTTCAGGGAGGAGCTCGTCAGGGCTCACCGGTACCTGGCCGCCGGCAGGCAGCGGCGGCCGAGAGCATCCGTGTGA
- the LOC112882752 gene encoding TRAF-type zinc finger domain-containing protein 1-like, whose product MAAADSDPAITSSTCAHCQREIPSSNIALHSVHCARNLQKCEHCGDMVPRKLMDEHYDENHAPMNCSLCKCAIERELWDLHTSIQCPQRMLACQYCEFELPAVDLLEHQDVCGNRTEYCQSCRKYIRLREWIGHELQFHTSSNTATELSSDGAPAAAEQPVPNPTRPAAHGSQRKHLLLTIAIAGFAVLIGSMLYQRKGQ is encoded by the exons ATGGCGGCCGCGGACTCCGACCCCGCCATCACCTCCTCCACCTGCGCGCACTG TCAGCGGGAAATTCCATCTTCAAATATTGCATTGCACAGCGTGCACTGCGCTCGGAACCTTCAGAAGTGCGAGCATTGCGGAGATATGGTTCCAAGGAAGCTCATGGATGAACACTACGATGAGAACCATGCTCCA ATGAATTGCTCACTGTGCAAATGCGCAATAGAACGTGAGCTATGGGATCTTCATACAAGCATACAATGCCCGCAAAGGATGCTCGCATGCCAATATTGTGAGTTTGAACTACCTGCGGTTGATCTTCTTGAGCATCAG GACGTATGCGGGAATCGAACAGAATATTGTCAATCTTGCAGGAAGTACATTAGACTTCGTGAATGGATTGGACATGAACTCCAGTTCCATACGAGCTCAAATACTGCCACAGAACTTTCAAG TGACGGAgctccagcagcagcagagcaGCCAGTACCAAACCCAACGCGACCAGCTGCTCATGGTTCACAGCGCAAACATCTGCTCTTGACAATTGCAATAGCTGGATTTGCAGTTTTGATTGGATCAATGCTATACCAAAGGAAGGGACAGTAG
- the LOC112882751 gene encoding uncharacterized protein LOC112882751, producing MPIPNPTGDPAASPQPHAGPRVELELPLPPSGAAPFDLAAAVCSHGLFMMAPNRWDPAARALVRPLRLASDRSVSLLARVSAHPERPGTALLVAVEGAGALSSLDQDYILEQVRRMLRLSEEDGAAVAEFQAMHAAAREAGFGRIFRSPTLFEDMVKCILLCNCQWVRTLSMAAALCELQLELRRSSSIENFQSRTPPIRERERKRSKRQCVRVKLETRFAEDKLEGPTLASGTSNDSPQSETNEDLSSLHSAASETGSKCDSLLSFNTSELSLNNVPGLKDCIGDFPTPEELANLDEDLLAKRCSLGYRAKRILMLARGIVEGKVSLQRLEEMCKISVPAAEEVSTIESTYERLNIELSVISGFGHFTRANVLMCMGFNHTIPADTETIRHLKQIHKRASTISSVHQELDKIYGKYAPFQFLAYWFELWGFYDKQFGKISDMEPSNYRLFTASHLKKAKKIEASRTG from the exons ATGCCGATCCCGAACCCAACCGGCGACCCCGCCGCGAGCCCGCAGCCGCACGCTGGGCCACGCGTGGAGCTGGAGCTCCCGCTCCCGCCCAGCGGCGCGGCGCCGTTCGATCTGGCGGCGGCCGTCTGCAGCCACGGGCTGTTCATGATGGCGCCTAACCGGTGggaccccgccgcccgcgcgctcgtGCGCCCGCTCCGCCTCGCCTCCGACCGCTCCGTTTCCCTCCTCGCCCGCGTCTCCGCCCACCCCGAGCGCCCGGGCACCGcgctcctcgtcgccgtcgagggCGCGGGTGCTCTCTCCTCGCTCGACCAGGACTACATCCTC GAGCAAGTGCGGCGGATGCTGCGGTTGTCGGAGGAGgacggggcggcggtggcggagtTCCAGGCGATgcacgcggcggcgcgggaggcggggTTCGGGCGCATCTTCCGCTCGCCCACGCTGTTCGAGGACATGGTCAAGTGCATCCTCCTCTGCAATTGCCA ATGGGTAAGGACGTTGTCAATGGCTGCTGCACTGTGTGAGCTTCAGTTGGAGCTGCGACGTTCATCCAGTATTGAAAATTTTCAGTCAAGGACACCGCCCATTAGGGAACGTGAAAGGAAGCGCAGCAAGAGGCAGTGTGTTCGTGTTAAGCTAGAAACAAGGTTTGCAGAGGATAAGTTGGAGGGTCCAACTCTGGCAAGTGGCACTAGCAACGATTCACCACAATCGGAAACAAATGAAGATTTGTCTAGTTTACACTCAGCTGCAAGTGAAACAGGCAGCAAATGTGACTCTTTGCTGTCCTTCAATACTTCTGAGCTTAGCTTGAACAATGTTCCTGGCCTCAAAGACTGCATTGGTGATTTCCCTACGCCAGAAGAATTGGCAAATCTTGATGAGGACCTTTTAGCCAAGCGCTGCAGTCTTGGATATCGAGCAAAGAGAATTTTAATGCTTGCACGGGGCATTGTAGAAGGGAAGGTAAGCCTACAAAGACTTGAAGAGATGTGTAAAATATCTGTACCAGCTGCAGAAGAGGTATCTACTATCGAATCCACCTATGAGAGACTGAATATAGAGTTATCTGTGATCTCTGGATTCGGCCATTTCACCCGTGCCAATGTGCTCATGTGTATGGGCTTTAACCACACGATCCCAGCTGATACAGAGACAATTAGGCATTTGAAGCAG ATTCATAAGAGAGCAAGTACCATCAGTTCTGTTCATCAGGAATTAGATAAAATCTATGGCAAGTATGCGCCATTCCAGTTCTTGGCATACTG GTTTGAGTTATGGGGCTTCTACGACAAGCAGTTCGGGAAGATTAGTGATATGGAACCATCCAACTACAGGTTATTCACTGCAAGCCACTTGAAGAAAGCAAAAAAAATAGAAGCGAGCAGGACTGGATAG
- the LOC112880543 gene encoding nuclear poly(A) polymerase 1-like isoform X2, with translation MLAEMPEVSELHPVPDAHVPVLGFKINGVSIDLLYANLAHAVIPEDLDLSQDSILHNVDEQTVRSLNGCRVTDQILKLVPNIPSFRTTLRFIRYWGKRRGVYSNVMGFLGGINWAILVGRICQLYPNASPSMLISRFFRVYSKWKWPNPVMLCHIEEGPLGLPVWDPRRNYRDRGHQMPIITPAYPCMNSSYNVSVSTRHVMIQEFTRAFEICQAIDEGKADWDALFEPYPFFESYKNYLEVNITARNEGDLRNWKGWVESRLRTLVLKIERYSHEMILAHPYPRDFSDKSRPLHCFYFMGLWRKQTAQAQEAEQFDIRGIVNEFKSNICAYQHWKEGMDIEVSHVKRRDIPLFVFPGGVRPRSSRTAHKNNRTVPACDVSAGQVGNVLGTVSISDVQPLPYKGSYTKPEPDYSGCVQLPGSTSVLPTSLPNKEALNGHANFHAESVEREHPEHHQESTFAPVQNDVCHVVKQHNSLLPNSNNGLQSYGFGSSLNSSQRECADSAANNLLSLSPAIPAASDELDELTSYHQVKDNQKAVNANQRPSLEGCSEDNLEQTSSVKPQDSNLLKRKANEELEPLELAAPSVGAVPASTTTAPRKPLRLRLTTLAKPKPPEGSS, from the exons ATGCTAGCTGAGATGCCAGAAGTTTCGGAGCTACATCCAGTACCAGATGCTCATGTGCCTGTTCTGGGATTCAAAATTAATGGGGTCTCTATTGACCTTCTGTATGCTAACCTTGCTCATGCAGTGATTCCTGAG GACCTAGATCTTTCTCAGGACTCGATACTGCATAATGTTGATGAACAGACTGTTCGTAGTCTAAATGGGTGTCGGGTTACTGATCAAATTTTAAAGTTGGTTCCAAACATTCCG AGTTTTCGCACAACCTTAAGATTCATAAGATATTGGGGAAAGCGCCGCGGAGTTTACTCAAAC GTTATGGGATTTCTAGGTGGTATAAACTGGGCAATTCTTGTTGGTCGCATCTGTCAACTGTACCCAAATGCATCACCTAGCATGTTGATATCTCGTTTTTTCCGAGTCTACAGCAAGTGGAAGTGGCCTAATCCTGTTATGCTTTGCCATATTGAGGAGGGTCCTCTTGGTCTCCCTGTGTGGGATCCAAGAAGAAACTACAGAGACAGGGGCCATCAAATGCCTATTATTACACCTGCTTACCCTTGCATGAATTCCAGCTATAATGTATCTGTTAGTACTAGGCATGTGATGATCCAAGAATTCACACGAGCGTTTGAGATTTGCCAG GCCATTGATGAAGGAAAAGCAGACTGGGATGCATTGTTTGAGCCATATCCATTTTTTGAATCATATAAAAATTATCTAGAAGTTAATATCACAGCGAGAAATGAAGGTGACCTCAGGAATTGGAAAGGCTGGGTGGAATCTCGCCTTCGCACTCTTGTATTAAAG ATTGAACGATATTCACATGAGATGATCCTCGCACATCCGTATCCCAGAGATTTTTCAGACAAATCAAGACCACTACATTGCTTTTACTTCATGGGTCTTTGGAGAAAACAGACAGCCCAAGCTCAAGAAGCTGAGCAATTCGACATCAGGGGAATCGTAAATGAGTTCAAGAGCAATATTTGTGCGTATCAACATTGGaaagaaggaatggatattgaAGTATCCCATGTAAAAAGAAGAGATATCCCTTTGTTTGTTTTTCCTGGTGGAGTGCGTCCTCGTTCTTCTAGAACAGCACACAAGAACAATCGTACTGTTCCAGCTTGTGATGTTTCAGCTGGTCAGGTAGGAAATGTATTGGGCACTGTCAGTATTAGTGATGTTCAGCCTCTACCGTATAAAGGCAGCTATACGAAACCAGAACCAGATTATTCTGGCTGCGTTCAGTTGCCGGGAAGCACTTCTGTGTTGCCCACTAGTTTACCAAATAAAGAAGCTTTGAATGGCCATGCTAATTTTCATGCAGAATCTGTTGAGCGTGAACATCCAGAACACCATCAGGAAAGTACATTCGCTCCTGTTCAGAATGATGTGTGCCATGTAGTCAAGCAACATAACAGTTTGCTGCCTAATTCAAACAATGGTTTGCAATCATATGGGTTTGGTTCCTCTCTTAACAGTTCACAAAGAGAATGTGCAGACAGTGCTGCAAACAACTTGCTGAGTTTGTCGCCTGCTATTCCAGCCGCATCTGATGAACTTGATGAGCTGACATCTTATCATCAAGTTAAAGATAATCAGAAAGCTGTAAATGCTAATCAGAGGCCATCTTTGGAGGGGTGTTCTGAAGATAACTTGGAACAAACATCCTCTGTGAAGCCCCAAGATTCTAATCTTCTTAAGCGCAAAGCCAATGAAGAGCTTGAG CCACTTGAGCTTGCTGCCCCATCAGTTGGAGCTGTTCCTGCATCGACGACCACTGCCCCAAGAAAACCACTTAG ATTGAGGTTGACGACTTTGGCAAAACCGAAGCCACCTGAAGGAAGTTCCTGA
- the LOC112880543 gene encoding nuclear poly(A) polymerase 1-like isoform X1 translates to MSKVKNSNGYLGVTEPISLSGPTEKDLKQTAEVEKYLSDAGLYESQEEAVSREEVLGKLDQTVKAWIKKATRISGYGEQFVHEANAKIFTFGSYRLGVHGPGADIDTLCVGPRHATRNEYFFTWLHDMLAEMPEVSELHPVPDAHVPVLGFKINGVSIDLLYANLAHAVIPEDLDLSQDSILHNVDEQTVRSLNGCRVTDQILKLVPNIPSFRTTLRFIRYWGKRRGVYSNVMGFLGGINWAILVGRICQLYPNASPSMLISRFFRVYSKWKWPNPVMLCHIEEGPLGLPVWDPRRNYRDRGHQMPIITPAYPCMNSSYNVSVSTRHVMIQEFTRAFEICQAIDEGKADWDALFEPYPFFESYKNYLEVNITARNEGDLRNWKGWVESRLRTLVLKIERYSHEMILAHPYPRDFSDKSRPLHCFYFMGLWRKQTAQAQEAEQFDIRGIVNEFKSNICAYQHWKEGMDIEVSHVKRRDIPLFVFPGGVRPRSSRTAHKNNRTVPACDVSAGQVGNVLGTVSISDVQPLPYKGSYTKPEPDYSGCVQLPGSTSVLPTSLPNKEALNGHANFHAESVEREHPEHHQESTFAPVQNDVCHVVKQHNSLLPNSNNGLQSYGFGSSLNSSQRECADSAANNLLSLSPAIPAASDELDELTSYHQVKDNQKAVNANQRPSLEGCSEDNLEQTSSVKPQDSNLLKRKANEELEPLELAAPSVGAVPASTTTAPRKPLRLRLTTLAKPKPPEGSS, encoded by the exons ATGTCGAAGGTGAAGAACAGTAATGGTTATCTTGGCGTCACCGAGCCGATCTCACTGAGTGGACCGACTGAGAAGGATCTTAAGCAAACTGCTGAGGTCGAAAAG TACCTTTCAGACGCAGGCCTGTATGAGAGCCAAGAGGAAGCTGTCTCGCGAGAAGAGGTTTTAGGCAAGCTGGACCAG ACTGTGAAAGCGTGGATTAAGAAGGCTACCAGGATCAGTGGGTATGGAGAGCAATTTGTGCATGAAGCGAATGCAAAGATCTTTACGTTTGGTTCATACCGTCTTGGG GTACATGGTCCTGGTGCAGACATTGATACACTATGTGTTGGTCCAAGACATGCAACTCGAAAT GAGTACTTCTTCACGTGGCTTCACGATATGCTAGCTGAGATGCCAGAAGTTTCGGAGCTACATCCAGTACCAGATGCTCATGTGCCTGTTCTGGGATTCAAAATTAATGGGGTCTCTATTGACCTTCTGTATGCTAACCTTGCTCATGCAGTGATTCCTGAG GACCTAGATCTTTCTCAGGACTCGATACTGCATAATGTTGATGAACAGACTGTTCGTAGTCTAAATGGGTGTCGGGTTACTGATCAAATTTTAAAGTTGGTTCCAAACATTCCG AGTTTTCGCACAACCTTAAGATTCATAAGATATTGGGGAAAGCGCCGCGGAGTTTACTCAAAC GTTATGGGATTTCTAGGTGGTATAAACTGGGCAATTCTTGTTGGTCGCATCTGTCAACTGTACCCAAATGCATCACCTAGCATGTTGATATCTCGTTTTTTCCGAGTCTACAGCAAGTGGAAGTGGCCTAATCCTGTTATGCTTTGCCATATTGAGGAGGGTCCTCTTGGTCTCCCTGTGTGGGATCCAAGAAGAAACTACAGAGACAGGGGCCATCAAATGCCTATTATTACACCTGCTTACCCTTGCATGAATTCCAGCTATAATGTATCTGTTAGTACTAGGCATGTGATGATCCAAGAATTCACACGAGCGTTTGAGATTTGCCAG GCCATTGATGAAGGAAAAGCAGACTGGGATGCATTGTTTGAGCCATATCCATTTTTTGAATCATATAAAAATTATCTAGAAGTTAATATCACAGCGAGAAATGAAGGTGACCTCAGGAATTGGAAAGGCTGGGTGGAATCTCGCCTTCGCACTCTTGTATTAAAG ATTGAACGATATTCACATGAGATGATCCTCGCACATCCGTATCCCAGAGATTTTTCAGACAAATCAAGACCACTACATTGCTTTTACTTCATGGGTCTTTGGAGAAAACAGACAGCCCAAGCTCAAGAAGCTGAGCAATTCGACATCAGGGGAATCGTAAATGAGTTCAAGAGCAATATTTGTGCGTATCAACATTGGaaagaaggaatggatattgaAGTATCCCATGTAAAAAGAAGAGATATCCCTTTGTTTGTTTTTCCTGGTGGAGTGCGTCCTCGTTCTTCTAGAACAGCACACAAGAACAATCGTACTGTTCCAGCTTGTGATGTTTCAGCTGGTCAGGTAGGAAATGTATTGGGCACTGTCAGTATTAGTGATGTTCAGCCTCTACCGTATAAAGGCAGCTATACGAAACCAGAACCAGATTATTCTGGCTGCGTTCAGTTGCCGGGAAGCACTTCTGTGTTGCCCACTAGTTTACCAAATAAAGAAGCTTTGAATGGCCATGCTAATTTTCATGCAGAATCTGTTGAGCGTGAACATCCAGAACACCATCAGGAAAGTACATTCGCTCCTGTTCAGAATGATGTGTGCCATGTAGTCAAGCAACATAACAGTTTGCTGCCTAATTCAAACAATGGTTTGCAATCATATGGGTTTGGTTCCTCTCTTAACAGTTCACAAAGAGAATGTGCAGACAGTGCTGCAAACAACTTGCTGAGTTTGTCGCCTGCTATTCCAGCCGCATCTGATGAACTTGATGAGCTGACATCTTATCATCAAGTTAAAGATAATCAGAAAGCTGTAAATGCTAATCAGAGGCCATCTTTGGAGGGGTGTTCTGAAGATAACTTGGAACAAACATCCTCTGTGAAGCCCCAAGATTCTAATCTTCTTAAGCGCAAAGCCAATGAAGAGCTTGAG CCACTTGAGCTTGCTGCCCCATCAGTTGGAGCTGTTCCTGCATCGACGACCACTGCCCCAAGAAAACCACTTAG ATTGAGGTTGACGACTTTGGCAAAACCGAAGCCACCTGAAGGAAGTTCCTGA
- the LOC112881517 gene encoding thioredoxin reductase NTRC — MAVTRVAVAAALPAAPPSSRRRRAALPSSCRPLPTARASKALHAAAAPAAGAVDEEAPAAPPSSDSSKGVENLVIVGSGPAGYTAAIYSARANLKPVVFEGYQVGGVPGGQLMTTTEVENFPGFPEGITGPDLMDRMRKQAERWGAELHQEDVEFVNVKSSPFVIRSSDREVKCHSVIIATGATAKRLRLPREDEFWSRGISACAICDGASPLFKGQVLAVVGGGDTATEEAIYLTKYARHVHLLVRKDQLRASKAMQDRVLNNPNITVHFNTEAMDVVSNDKGQMSGIQLKRTDTGEESVLEVKGLFYGIGHTPNSQLLQGQIELDSAGYILVKEGSAKTSVDGVFAAGDVQDHEWRQAVTAAGSGCIAALSVERYLVANDLLVEFHQPVQEETQKDITDKDVEMGFDISRTKHKGQYALRKIYHESPRLICVIYTSPTCGPCRTLKPILSKVIDEYDEYVHFVEIDIEEDPEIAEAAGIMGTPCVQFFKNKEMLRTVSGVKMKKEYREFIESHK, encoded by the exons ATGGCGGTCACGCGCGTCGCGgtggccgccgccctcccggccgcgccgccctcctcccgccgccgccgggccgcGCTCCCCTCCTCCTGCCGGCCTCTCCCCACCGCCCGCGCGTCCAAggcgctgcacgccgccgccgcccccgccgcaggCGCGGTTGACGAGGAggcccctgccgcgccgccttCCTCAG ATTCCAGCAAGGGAGTGGAGAACCTGGTGATCGTTGGTTCCGGCCCGGCCGGGTACACTGCTGCAATTTACTCTGCCAGGGCGAACCTGAAGCCCGTCGTGTTCGAAGGGTACCAGGTGGGTGGTGTCCCTGGGGGGCAGCTGATGACCACGACCGAGGTGGAGAATTTCCCTGGTTTTCCAGAAGGTATAACAGGACCTGATCTGATGGACAG AATGCGTAAGCAAGCGGAACGCTGGGGTGCAGAGCTTCACCAAGAGGATGTTGAGTTTGTGAATGTAAAGAGCAGCCCATTTGTTATCCGTAGCAGCGATCGTGAG GTGAAATGTCATAGTGTAATCATTGCAACTGGAGCAACAGCTAAGCGCCTCCGTTTGCCTCGTGAAGATGAATTTTGGAGTCGAGGTATCAGCGCATGTGCCATATGCGATGGAGCATCGCCACTGTTCAAGGGTCAAGTTCTTGCAGTTGTTGGAGGTGGTGATACAGCTACAGAGGAAGCAATATATTTGACAAAATATGCTCGCCATGTTCATTTACTTGTTAGAAAGGATCAGCTACGGGCATCCAAAGCTATGCAGGACAG AGTACTCAACAACCCCAACATAACAGTACATTTCAATACCGAAGCCATGGATGTTGTTAGCAATGATAAAGGTCAGATGTCTGGCATTCAACTGAAGAGAACCGATACAGGAGAGGAATCAGTTCTTGAGGTGAAAGGTCTATTTTATGGCATAGGACATACTCCAAACAGTCAGCTGTTGCAAGGTCAGATTGAACTTGATAGTGCTGGCTATATTTTAGTTAAAGAAGGTTCAGCCAAAACTTCGGTGGATGGTGTGTTTGCTGCTGGTGATGTTCAG GATCATGAATGGAGGCAAGCGGTTACTGCAGCTGGATCTGGATGTATAGCTGCTTTGTCAGTTGAAAGATACTTAGTTGCCAATGATCTTCTTGTTGAATTTCACCAG CCTGTTCAAGAAGAAACACAGAAGGATATTACTGACAAAGATGTTGAAATGGGCTTTGACATTTCTCGCACAAAACACAAGGGACAG TATGCACTCCGAAAAATATACCATGAGAGTCCACGGCTCATTTGTGTTATATACACTTCTCCCACATGTGGTCCATGCAGAACCTTGAAACCAATTTTGAGCAAG GTTATAGATGAGTATGATGAATACGTTCATTTTGTTGAAATTGATATTGAAGAGGATCCTGAAATAGCAGAGGCTGCAGGCATCATGGGAACACCTTGTGTCCAATTTTTTAAGAATAAAGAAATGCTCAG GACTGTCTCTGGTGTGAAAATGAAGAAGGAATATCGGGAGTTTATCGAGTCGCACAAATGA
- the LOC112881518 gene encoding uncharacterized protein LOC112881518 gives MEVASSSSSPSPSAPPPASSKPALWLNPAAVLLRRLPTPTLTTATPVTSPASPAQAGGGAANPLAAFLSSLIPWREQRAPKQQPDHPAASASASSSAAAAAARRAAKAAAEEEAEARQLVGCAVPLFRPYVAQLPWHGGARAWLSKLFPRYGHYCGPNWSSGKEAGSVLWDRRPVDHLDFCCYCHDMAYDTHDQAQLLRADLAFLRCLEGSRQTPARDGIAAAVIYRAMCIFGLKTILIPYRTNLVRLQTGPNYADFFADFVKRVASSSGRPTGGVKQRL, from the exons atggaggtcgcctcctcgtcctcctccccgtcgccttccgcgccgccgccggcctcctccaagcCGGCGCTCTGGCTCAACCCCGCGgccgtcctcctccgccgcctccccacCCCAACCCTGACCACCGCGACCCCCGTCACCTCGCCGGCGTCCCCCGcgcaggccggcggcggcgcggccaacCCGCTCGCcgccttcctctcctccctcatCCCCTGGCGCGAGCAGCGGGCGCCGAAGCAACAGCCGGACCACCCCGCGGCATCCGCCTCGGCATCGtcctccgcggccgcggccgcggcgcggaGGGCTGCCAAGGCGGCGGCcgaggaggaggccgaggcgcggcaGCTGGTAGGGTGCGCGGTGCCGCTGTTCCGGCCGTACGTGGCTCAGCTGCCGTggcacggcggcgcgcgggcgtggCTGTCCAAGCTCTTCCCGCGCTACGGCCACTACTGCGGGCCCAACTGGTCCAGCGGCAAGGAGGCCGGCTCCGTGCTCTGGGACCGCCGCCCCGTCGACCACCTCGACTTCTGCTGCTACTGCCACGACATGGCCTACGACACCCACGACCAGGCCCAGCTCCTCCGCGCCGACCTCGCCTTCCTCCGCTGCCTCGAGGGCAGCCGCCAGACCCCCGCACGAGACGGCATCGCCGCGGCCGTCATCTACCGCGCCATGTGCATCTTCG GACTGAAGACGATCCTGATCCCGTACCGGACGAACCTCGTGCGGCTGCAGACCGGGCCGAATTACGCCGATTTCTTCGCCGATTTCGTGAAGAGGGTAGCGTCGTCGTCGGGCAGGCCGACCGGCGGCGTGAAGCAGAGATTGTGA